In a single window of the Treponema sp. J25 genome:
- a CDS encoding extracellular solute-binding protein, which produces MIHKRFLAITIAVALAASIFSSCSQGETAAKAKKVEKPTSISLMVDGTFLPKENGQDILVEGYKALTGIELVVNQPAHNEYYQKLNLAFSTGDVPDVVLLGSYAYASYGANGSLYDLTELYEKSSLKDRVKDPAIIEALKINGRLYGIPYERGNGTVTYVRGDWLEKLGLQPPTNYDEFINMLRLFKNKNPDGLKPDKVIPLTAAGLVNSEYPLDIYLREFYQDASPDFIKKDGKWIDGMSDPAMVAALKRMRDAYAEGLIDKEIITNKTSTCRDKFYSGVVGVFNYWAGTWNRNLALNIEKNNPQAKVTPIPAIKETKYIERPATVIAITKNCKNPEAVFKYFFEFLLDGDKGQTFATFGVEGKTYEIKDGMIQFLPSVQDPAKPFVKAWFSPELPVFDWNPAWKPTDERITNSLAIFQKDAVSYKVFPSSDTISQLLPELNTIKANYVTKIVYGTLSIEEGLAQYQKDAQKYVEAILAELAKVAP; this is translated from the coding sequence ATGATCCATAAAAGATTCTTGGCCATAACCATTGCGGTGGCCCTGGCAGCTAGTATTTTTTCTAGTTGTTCCCAGGGTGAAACGGCGGCAAAAGCAAAAAAAGTAGAAAAACCCACCTCCATTTCTCTTATGGTAGATGGGACCTTTTTGCCAAAGGAAAATGGGCAGGATATTCTGGTAGAAGGCTATAAGGCTCTAACAGGAATCGAGCTGGTAGTAAACCAACCGGCCCACAATGAGTATTACCAAAAACTTAACCTGGCCTTTTCCACCGGTGATGTGCCGGATGTGGTACTCCTGGGGAGCTATGCCTACGCTTCTTATGGGGCAAATGGGTCTTTGTATGACCTCACGGAACTATATGAAAAATCCTCTCTAAAAGATCGGGTAAAGGATCCGGCGATTATCGAAGCATTAAAGATAAATGGACGGCTGTATGGTATTCCCTATGAACGGGGTAATGGAACGGTAACCTATGTTCGGGGTGACTGGCTTGAGAAACTTGGTCTTCAGCCTCCTACAAATTATGATGAATTTATCAATATGCTTCGGCTTTTTAAAAACAAGAATCCCGATGGTCTTAAACCCGATAAAGTCATTCCCCTTACCGCAGCAGGTCTGGTGAATTCTGAATATCCGCTGGATATTTATCTACGAGAATTCTATCAGGATGCAAGTCCCGATTTTATCAAAAAAGATGGTAAGTGGATCGACGGGATGAGTGATCCCGCGATGGTAGCTGCCCTTAAGCGAATGCGGGATGCCTATGCGGAAGGGCTTATTGATAAAGAGATTATTACCAACAAGACATCTACCTGTCGGGATAAATTCTACTCCGGTGTTGTTGGGGTCTTCAATTATTGGGCAGGTACCTGGAACCGAAATCTGGCCTTGAATATCGAAAAAAATAATCCCCAGGCTAAGGTAACCCCGATTCCGGCCATTAAAGAAACTAAATATATTGAACGCCCTGCAACGGTGATTGCAATTACTAAGAATTGTAAGAATCCCGAAGCAGTTTTTAAATATTTCTTTGAATTTTTATTGGACGGAGATAAGGGCCAAACCTTTGCTACCTTTGGTGTGGAAGGAAAAACTTATGAGATAAAAGATGGAATGATCCAGTTCCTTCCTTCGGTTCAGGATCCGGCAAAGCCCTTTGTAAAAGCCTGGTTCTCTCCTGAACTCCCTGTGTTTGATTGGAATCCTGCCTGGAAGCCTACTGATGAGAGAATTACTAATTCCTTAGCTATTTTCCAGAAAGATGCGGTTTCGTATAAGGTATTTCCTTCTTCGGATACTATTAGTCAGCTTTTGCCAGAACTTAATACCATTAAGGCGAACTATGTGACGAAAATTGTGTACGGAACTCTCAGCATCGAGGAAGGACTTGCCCAATATCAGAAGGATGCTCAAAAATACGTCGAGGCTATTCTCGCGGAACTTGCAAAGGTCGCTCCTTAA
- a CDS encoding phosphodiester glycosidase family protein gives MGCDVSGPLRVYLKKTARKAWFLVVFFWTACTSFSAYLPGPEEPSVPHPYPITFQADTIQDLEEAPFIPLVPGIAYTSFAIHNPPLESWAVMVDLSHPQLKIIVGPPAERPGVGRSITVRHFAEKTNSLVAINTAPFGPVSDREGEIREHIGLGIHKYELLSPPHPRYSALVITQEKTAAIIEQEVLIKDPQLLQEIPYGIGGFFTILKDGEILPYRAIRNPRSAIGVLPDKKHIILLVIDGRRRSSVGATAQETAEILRRLGARDGLLLDGGGSTTLAVKRPGEAAEVLNIPIHDNIPGKERAVGLCLGIRYTE, from the coding sequence ATGGGATGCGATGTTTCAGGCCCCCTAAGGGTATACCTTAAAAAAACAGCAAGAAAGGCCTGGTTCCTGGTTGTCTTTTTCTGGACCGCCTGCACGAGTTTCTCGGCATATCTCCCCGGTCCTGAAGAACCTTCTGTACCACACCCCTACCCCATTACTTTTCAGGCAGACACCATTCAGGACTTGGAAGAAGCCCCATTCATTCCCCTCGTTCCCGGTATAGCCTATACCAGTTTTGCTATCCACAATCCCCCCCTGGAAAGCTGGGCGGTGATGGTGGACCTTTCTCATCCTCAGCTAAAAATAATCGTGGGGCCACCGGCAGAACGCCCCGGTGTGGGACGGTCCATCACGGTCCGGCACTTTGCAGAGAAAACTAACAGTCTGGTTGCAATTAATACCGCCCCTTTTGGACCCGTCTCCGATAGGGAAGGAGAAATCCGGGAGCACATCGGGCTTGGTATTCACAAGTATGAACTCCTTTCTCCTCCCCATCCCCGATATAGTGCTCTTGTCATAACCCAGGAAAAAACCGCGGCTATCATAGAACAAGAGGTCCTGATAAAAGATCCCCAGCTTCTTCAAGAAATTCCCTACGGAATTGGGGGCTTTTTCACCATTCTAAAGGATGGGGAGATTCTTCCCTATCGAGCCATCCGCAATCCCCGTTCTGCCATTGGAGTGCTCCCTGATAAGAAGCATATCATTCTCCTGGTGATCGATGGACGACGACGATCGAGTGTAGGGGCTACGGCCCAGGAAACGGCGGAAATTCTCCGTCGGTTAGGAGCCCGGGATGGCCTGTTACTCGATGGAGGTGGGTCTACCACCCTGGCAGTAAAGCGGCCCGGCGAAGCGGCGGAGGTCCTGAACATCCCAATACATGACAACATCCCTGGGAAAGAACGGGCCGTCGGCCTCTGTCTGGGGATACGGTACACAGAATAG
- a CDS encoding alpha/beta hydrolase, which produces MLGYVKTTWPVPEIYLWEKGPSSCGVFSHELVDEIVEERSADPVVCQDRSIRKVCYPSVFPMIAPKPLPLSVLVIPGGGYERVVIDKEGFEIGSWLNSVGITAFVLKYRLPEAPHGQDHGIPLQDAQRAMTLIREQGASWGWPEGKVAVMGFSAGGHLAAELCTRWDTQVPAGIAEYIDAEKCRPDLGLLIYPVVSMQAGVTHQGSRSRLLGFQPSPELVELHSAELQVRQDMPPLFMVHALDDGAVPVANTLRLCEICSKRGLPVEAHIFPEGGHGFGLREKSGTIASWPDLAVHWLTIQGGLK; this is translated from the coding sequence ATGTTGGGCTATGTAAAAACAACCTGGCCTGTGCCAGAGATCTATTTGTGGGAAAAGGGTCCATCCTCTTGTGGTGTTTTTTCCCATGAGTTGGTTGATGAAATTGTGGAGGAGCGATCGGCTGACCCGGTGGTGTGTCAGGATCGCTCTATCAGAAAGGTTTGCTATCCTTCTGTTTTCCCTATGATAGCCCCAAAACCGCTCCCCTTATCTGTCCTTGTAATACCCGGGGGTGGTTATGAACGGGTTGTAATTGACAAGGAAGGTTTTGAGATTGGTTCCTGGCTCAACAGTGTAGGAATTACTGCCTTTGTATTAAAGTATCGACTTCCCGAAGCTCCCCATGGGCAGGATCACGGAATCCCGCTCCAGGATGCGCAACGGGCTATGACCCTAATCCGGGAACAAGGGGCTTCCTGGGGATGGCCGGAAGGGAAGGTGGCGGTGATGGGGTTTTCTGCAGGGGGACACCTGGCGGCGGAACTTTGTACTCGTTGGGATACTCAAGTCCCAGCGGGGATTGCAGAATATATCGATGCAGAGAAATGTCGCCCTGATCTGGGGCTTCTTATATATCCCGTGGTTTCCATGCAGGCCGGTGTTACCCATCAAGGATCCCGTTCTCGATTGTTGGGCTTCCAGCCATCCCCTGAACTTGTGGAACTTCATTCGGCAGAATTACAGGTGCGGCAAGACATGCCCCCTCTTTTTATGGTTCACGCCCTCGATGATGGGGCGGTTCCGGTGGCTAATACGCTGCGGTTATGTGAGATTTGTAGTAAAAGGGGGCTTCCTGTGGAGGCCCATATTTTCCCCGAAGGGGGACATGGTTTTGGTCTTCGGGAAAAAAGCGGGACTATCGCCAGTTGGCCTGATCTTGCGGTCCACTGGCTTACGATACAGGGAGGTTTGAAATGA
- the rpsU gene encoding 30S ribosomal protein S21, whose product MAHIVVDENEMLEKAIKRFKRMVEKEGIIREFKKREYYEKPSTILNRKKKAIQRKLMKKNRKGKAEY is encoded by the coding sequence GTGGCCCACATTGTCGTTGATGAAAACGAGATGCTGGAAAAGGCGATCAAACGCTTTAAGCGGATGGTCGAGAAAGAAGGCATCATCCGGGAATTTAAGAAGCGGGAATACTACGAAAAGCCTTCTACCATCCTGAACCGCAAGAAAAAGGCAATCCAGCGCAAGCTGATGAAGAAGAACCGCAAGGGGAAAGCCGAATACTAA
- a CDS encoding GDSL-type esterase/lipase family protein, with protein MKAYILTLLYTGMLFMTPEHVFSQKTSETDTAIFNREQVEQVEQKDRPRTTTKPILYLVGDSTVSSFKDPYYYPRYGYGTQLFHYFKDIEIVNLALSGRSSKSFIREQNYQNLIQNLKAGDFLLIGFGHNDEKPEEARYTNPQGSKEDPSSFKFYLYSYYIKLALDRGATPILCTPIVRRNPAGLYKGTFVHITEDKPGYPGGDYAESIRQLGKELGVTVLDLCRRTQQLYEALGSEKTLYLHAWITDKADSVDNTHLNRYGAAMVAFLLREELAQTNNPLKGYLLENSVTPSEHDFLTPNPQYRTP; from the coding sequence ATGAAAGCATACATACTGACATTACTGTATACAGGAATGCTTTTTATGACCCCAGAACATGTATTCTCACAAAAAACATCAGAAACAGATACGGCGATATTTAATCGAGAACAGGTTGAACAGGTAGAACAAAAAGATCGGCCCCGCACTACCACCAAACCAATACTGTATCTTGTGGGGGATTCCACTGTTAGTTCTTTTAAAGATCCATATTACTATCCCCGGTATGGCTATGGAACCCAGTTATTCCACTATTTTAAGGATATCGAAATAGTCAACCTTGCCCTTTCTGGAAGAAGTTCTAAGAGTTTTATAAGAGAACAAAACTATCAAAATCTTATACAAAACCTAAAGGCGGGAGATTTTCTTCTCATTGGTTTCGGTCATAACGATGAAAAACCAGAAGAAGCCCGCTATACTAATCCCCAGGGAAGTAAAGAGGATCCATCATCTTTTAAATTCTACTTATATTCATACTATATAAAACTTGCTCTAGATCGGGGTGCTACCCCCATTCTTTGCACCCCTATTGTCCGAAGAAATCCCGCTGGATTGTATAAAGGAACCTTCGTTCATATCACCGAAGATAAACCGGGATATCCCGGAGGAGACTATGCCGAAAGCATTCGTCAATTGGGCAAAGAACTCGGCGTTACCGTACTGGATCTCTGTCGAAGAACCCAACAACTATACGAGGCCCTCGGAAGTGAAAAGACCCTTTATCTCCACGCGTGGATTACCGACAAGGCTGACAGTGTAGACAATACTCACCTGAATAGGTACGGAGCAGCAATGGTTGCTTTTCTACTACGAGAAGAACTCGCCCAGACCAATAATCCTTTAAAAGGCTATCTTCTGGAGAATTCCGTAACTCCTAGTGAACATGATTTTCTTACCCCTAATCCGCAATATCGAACTCCTTGA
- a CDS encoding carbohydrate ABC transporter permease — protein sequence MTHGFLKNKHYLARDMFRICNGLFMCLLLILMLIPLLKVFADSLDRSAVYGLTLWPRNPSLEAYRVIVSNKNLYRPLLVSIFTTVTGTLLGLLITTLAAYVLIQKDLIGRGFFSKFIFITMIFNGGLVPTFLVLKNLGMTNTLWAVLLPASVNAFNIFLMKNFFDQIPTSLFESAEIDGASPPQVFFMIVLPLSAAALASIGLFFAVQYWNEFFAYVMYVSKPELYNFQVKLRELILNEQNLNDPTIIGYGNMVKNASVVVTVIPFLFIYPFAQRYFIQGVTVGAVKE from the coding sequence ATGACGCATGGTTTCTTAAAGAACAAACATTATCTAGCTCGAGATATGTTTCGAATTTGCAATGGCCTTTTTATGTGTCTCTTGCTTATTCTCATGCTTATTCCGCTTTTAAAGGTTTTTGCTGATTCTCTTGATCGTTCTGCTGTGTATGGCCTTACGCTCTGGCCTCGAAATCCTTCATTGGAAGCTTATCGGGTGATTGTCTCAAATAAGAATCTGTACCGGCCCCTTCTTGTTTCGATTTTTACTACCGTTACGGGGACATTGCTTGGTCTTCTTATTACGACCCTTGCTGCATACGTTCTTATTCAAAAAGATTTGATTGGCCGTGGCTTTTTTTCAAAATTCATTTTTATCACTATGATTTTTAACGGAGGATTGGTTCCTACTTTTTTAGTTCTTAAAAATCTAGGGATGACCAATACTCTGTGGGCTGTGTTGCTACCAGCCAGTGTAAATGCGTTTAATATCTTTTTAATGAAGAATTTCTTCGATCAAATCCCTACAAGCCTTTTTGAATCCGCTGAGATTGATGGTGCTTCTCCTCCTCAGGTGTTTTTTATGATTGTCTTGCCTCTTTCGGCAGCAGCCCTTGCATCGATAGGATTGTTTTTTGCCGTTCAGTACTGGAATGAATTTTTCGCCTATGTGATGTATGTCTCTAAACCGGAGCTGTATAATTTCCAGGTTAAATTGCGGGAGCTCATCCTAAACGAACAAAATCTGAACGATCCTACCATAATTGGGTACGGGAATATGGTAAAAAATGCATCAGTGGTGGTCACGGTTATTCCTTTCTTGTTTATTTATCCCTTTGCCCAACGATATTTTATTCAGGGTGTTACTGTAGGAGCGGTAAAAGAATAG
- a CDS encoding polysaccharide lyase family 1 protein — protein sequence MNKRLIFGFLMGASIFLSTTCCSYGVNPGKESTAGTASYVTGLAQGEQAISASDAFTGWASYQGSGDLTGATVSAPSKPGGYGGTVYTVNTRSALLSALSAGDARIIYIDGMIDMTEGMLPSSGKESTSGLDAFIAKYTAEAVSANSLGSEYVVTSYSAWKTLYASKVSYTADPSGAIVTVQKYLANKWKSQVQVPVKSNTTIIGLSASSGIKGGTLIISGVQNVVVRNLHIQDAYDPFPAIEANDGLNANYDAISIQKSKYVWIDHCTLEDTLAISDEGLDSVTTSDGVMTKWQTYDGLCDITKANDFVTVSWCLFKNHDKTMLIGSSDSDTGDQNHQTITLHHNYFLNCRQRLPMVRFATIHIYNNYYGMDGSAGRSNSYAVGVRKDCQIVAEENYFASGIAYAFKDSYGVVYSAGNILESGVGSTTAMSSSKPWEPTAYYSYTLHQAANVPALVSQYAGAGKLSVQK from the coding sequence ATGAATAAAAGATTGATTTTTGGCTTTTTGATGGGGGCTAGTATTTTTCTTTCTACTACCTGTTGTAGCTATGGGGTAAATCCGGGTAAGGAAAGTACAGCGGGGACGGCTTCGTATGTGACTGGCCTTGCTCAGGGGGAACAGGCGATTTCGGCATCCGATGCCTTTACCGGGTGGGCCTCCTACCAGGGGAGTGGCGATTTGACAGGGGCCACCGTATCGGCCCCATCAAAACCCGGAGGATACGGGGGGACCGTCTACACTGTAAACACTCGTTCGGCACTGCTCTCAGCCCTTTCGGCCGGGGATGCACGTATTATATACATTGATGGCATGATCGACATGACCGAGGGAATGCTTCCTTCTTCTGGTAAAGAGAGCACCAGTGGGCTTGATGCCTTTATCGCAAAATATACCGCCGAGGCGGTCTCGGCTAATTCCCTGGGTAGTGAGTATGTGGTTACCAGTTACAGTGCCTGGAAAACCTTGTATGCGAGTAAAGTTTCCTATACGGCAGATCCCTCAGGAGCGATTGTAACGGTACAGAAATACCTGGCCAATAAATGGAAGAGCCAGGTTCAAGTCCCTGTGAAAAGTAATACGACGATCATTGGCCTGTCTGCTAGTTCTGGAATTAAAGGGGGAACCCTCATCATCAGTGGGGTTCAAAATGTGGTTGTCCGGAATTTGCATATCCAGGATGCCTACGATCCCTTCCCCGCTATTGAAGCAAACGATGGGCTTAATGCCAACTATGATGCCATCAGCATCCAAAAATCCAAGTACGTCTGGATAGATCACTGTACACTGGAAGATACTCTTGCTATCAGCGATGAAGGTCTTGATTCGGTTACTACCAGTGATGGGGTAATGACAAAGTGGCAAACCTATGATGGACTCTGTGATATTACCAAAGCCAATGATTTTGTCACGGTTTCGTGGTGCCTCTTTAAAAATCATGATAAGACCATGCTGATTGGCAGTAGCGATTCCGATACGGGAGACCAGAATCATCAAACGATAACGCTCCATCACAACTATTTTTTAAATTGCCGTCAGCGGCTCCCTATGGTTCGATTTGCCACAATTCATATATACAACAATTACTATGGCATGGATGGAAGCGCAGGGCGCAGTAATAGTTATGCCGTTGGGGTACGAAAGGATTGTCAGATTGTGGCTGAAGAAAACTATTTTGCCTCCGGTATTGCCTATGCCTTTAAAGATTCCTATGGCGTTGTGTATAGTGCCGGTAATATTCTTGAATCCGGCGTGGGGAGCACTACAGCCATGAGTTCTTCCAAGCCCTGGGAACCTACCGCGTATTATAGTTATACCCTTCATCAAGCAGCGAATGTCCCTGCCTTGGTGTCTCAATATGCGGGGGCTGGTAAACTTTCGGTGCAAAAATAG
- a CDS encoding ABC transporter permease subunit, whose product MKKRTLTLSWVMKKMYHDRMYYLMFLPVFVFALLFCYLPMVGVLLAFFDFTPFKFKFVGLANFMDLFFGIRSVNFWRSVYNTLFLSLSNLALGTILAVSIALLLNEIEQKKFKAFVQSVLYLPHFLSWVVVASIFTIILSPQGGLINNIFAFLGKERIYFLAEEKWWTPIYLFVSRWKETGWGTIIYLAALSGINPELYEAAEIDGAGKWKQALYITLPSLLPTIIIVFVLNLGKVLNIFESVFVLMNPNVLKVSDVVSVFAYRTGIQQANYGMGTAIGLFKSLIGMSLVLITNKINEKIRGSSIF is encoded by the coding sequence ATGAAGAAACGAACTCTTACTCTTTCCTGGGTCATGAAAAAAATGTATCACGACCGGATGTATTATCTCATGTTTTTGCCGGTCTTTGTTTTTGCCCTTTTATTTTGTTATCTTCCCATGGTGGGGGTGCTGCTTGCTTTTTTTGATTTTACTCCTTTTAAATTTAAGTTCGTAGGCCTGGCTAATTTTATGGACCTCTTTTTTGGAATCCGATCAGTGAATTTCTGGAGGTCCGTTTATAATACTCTTTTCTTAAGCCTTTCTAATCTTGCTCTTGGTACGATCCTCGCTGTTTCTATTGCCCTTCTTCTAAATGAAATTGAACAGAAGAAATTCAAGGCCTTTGTACAAAGTGTTTTGTATCTTCCTCATTTTCTTTCATGGGTGGTTGTAGCATCGATTTTTACAATTATACTTTCTCCCCAGGGAGGATTGATAAATAATATCTTTGCCTTTTTAGGAAAGGAACGAATTTATTTTCTCGCGGAAGAAAAATGGTGGACCCCTATTTATTTGTTTGTCTCACGTTGGAAAGAAACTGGCTGGGGAACCATTATTTATCTTGCCGCTCTTTCAGGGATAAACCCTGAGTTGTATGAAGCGGCGGAAATCGATGGGGCGGGAAAGTGGAAACAAGCCCTTTATATTACGCTTCCCTCTCTTCTTCCGACCATTATTATTGTATTTGTTCTTAATCTTGGTAAGGTACTGAATATTTTTGAATCTGTTTTTGTCCTTATGAATCCCAATGTGCTTAAAGTATCGGATGTAGTATCGGTGTTTGCCTATCGAACGGGAATTCAGCAGGCGAATTACGGTATGGGAACTGCTATAGGTCTTTTTAAATCCCTTATTGGAATGAGCTTAGTTCTTATTACTAATAAAATAAATGAAAAAATTCGTGGTTCTTCTATTTTTTAA
- a CDS encoding pectinesterase family protein, whose translation MKRGSIKNYVVKGAFFCLLALMMVPGVIAQVGKAILYIPGQKALNVRKDLEAHGFGHLDTIESHFSFVFDDQKRVGALRLNTTDGVNDFFTIPLTGGEKRVTVIFKARGAKDADTGTPFGVFWVGWQRGEYQALLRHNHSNQIKGSTGQTSLKPDDIVSDWHEFRMVFEVESDEKAITARAYVDGKLRHETKAYVKQSTEWAGAGHFIAFGENDGSTNGFARYLYVLVIPDEDVQNLSLEELGKRLGYDLTKVPLLVQDQDPPSKRPATKPAGITMLASEVRKEAGWVDPAAIQNNEIDLSRLPYSKNKAEFIDPRPILPDLKKLAGSRPVLTVVPGGGSGTYATIKDAIDAAQPGSVIYIKKGLYREKLKITKPDITLLGESPVSTIIYGYEADTGGIDGNILVDVSLNGESFNAVNLTFYNKGAEWNKTWGSSERRSVTLATRNVGQGVIRNCLFLGQQDTMYLRSGRLYFENCYIEGEVDFICGGATVLFQRCHIHSIYYPQGGYITAAAPADSGGLGFDNGYVFNQCLFTADPALQSAKPVFLGRGAWTGGSNGKGPAKVVIMNSRISALSSQGGWTDWDNVNTADKQFFREYRNEGEGALLTESPTRRFLTEEEYRTTYQRPELILGYTPKLPW comes from the coding sequence ATGAAACGAGGGAGTATCAAAAATTATGTGGTAAAAGGGGCCTTTTTTTGTTTGTTAGCCCTTATGATGGTGCCCGGAGTCATAGCTCAGGTAGGAAAGGCTATTTTGTATATTCCTGGCCAGAAGGCTCTGAATGTCCGGAAGGATCTGGAAGCCCATGGGTTTGGTCACTTGGATACGATTGAAAGTCATTTTTCTTTTGTCTTTGATGACCAAAAAAGAGTGGGTGCCTTACGACTTAATACTACCGATGGGGTTAATGATTTTTTTACTATCCCCCTTACGGGAGGTGAAAAACGGGTCACCGTGATTTTTAAAGCCCGGGGGGCTAAGGACGCGGATACGGGAACGCCCTTTGGGGTTTTCTGGGTAGGCTGGCAGCGGGGAGAGTATCAAGCCCTTTTGCGGCATAACCATAGTAATCAAATTAAGGGAAGCACCGGTCAAACAAGCCTTAAACCGGATGATATCGTTTCGGACTGGCATGAATTCCGTATGGTGTTTGAAGTGGAGTCGGACGAAAAGGCCATTACCGCCCGGGCCTATGTGGACGGTAAATTGCGGCACGAAACAAAGGCCTATGTAAAACAGAGTACCGAATGGGCGGGGGCAGGTCACTTTATTGCCTTTGGAGAGAACGATGGAAGTACCAATGGTTTTGCTCGGTACCTCTATGTCCTGGTGATTCCTGATGAGGATGTGCAGAACCTTTCCCTGGAAGAATTGGGAAAGCGGTTAGGATATGACTTAACAAAAGTGCCCCTTCTTGTACAGGATCAGGATCCACCAAGTAAGCGGCCTGCCACAAAGCCAGCGGGAATCACCATGTTGGCCTCAGAGGTTCGAAAGGAAGCAGGTTGGGTAGATCCGGCGGCTATACAGAATAACGAGATAGATCTGTCCCGTCTTCCGTACAGCAAAAATAAGGCGGAATTTATAGATCCTCGGCCCATTCTCCCGGATCTTAAAAAACTTGCTGGCTCCCGTCCTGTTCTTACGGTGGTACCTGGCGGGGGCAGTGGTACTTATGCCACCATTAAAGATGCGATCGATGCTGCTCAACCGGGATCTGTGATCTATATCAAGAAGGGCCTGTATCGGGAAAAGCTTAAAATAACAAAGCCCGATATTACCCTCTTAGGGGAAAGCCCTGTGTCTACTATTATTTATGGGTACGAAGCAGATACCGGTGGGATCGATGGCAATATTCTTGTAGACGTAAGTCTTAATGGAGAAAGTTTTAATGCGGTGAATCTTACTTTCTATAATAAAGGTGCCGAATGGAACAAAACCTGGGGAAGTTCGGAACGACGTTCGGTAACCCTTGCTACGAGGAATGTAGGTCAGGGGGTTATAAGAAACTGTCTCTTCCTAGGACAACAGGATACTATGTATCTTCGTTCTGGTCGGCTCTACTTTGAAAACTGCTACATAGAAGGAGAGGTTGATTTTATCTGTGGTGGGGCCACGGTTCTTTTTCAGCGGTGCCACATTCATTCTATCTATTATCCCCAGGGAGGCTATATTACGGCCGCAGCTCCTGCCGATTCTGGTGGTCTTGGCTTTGATAACGGCTATGTGTTTAATCAGTGCCTGTTTACCGCCGATCCTGCCCTACAGAGTGCTAAACCGGTGTTTTTAGGACGAGGTGCCTGGACGGGAGGAAGTAACGGCAAGGGCCCTGCTAAAGTGGTAATCATGAACTCTCGGATTTCTGCCCTCTCCAGTCAGGGTGGCTGGACCGATTGGGACAACGTAAATACGGCGGATAAACAGTTTTTCCGGGAATATCGCAATGAAGGCGAAGGGGCCCTTCTTACTGAAAGCCCGACGCGACGGTTCCTTACGGAAGAGGAATATCGTACCACCTATCAACGGCCAGAACTTATCCTAGGATACACTCCAAAGCTTCCGTGGTAA
- a CDS encoding alpha/beta hydrolase family protein → MGLTIPLVLSAQTSEYQTQAITGVDKPLPVFYEALRDRMPFILGWKADLDFPKWKAVALEKAWEIMIPWEDSTPFDMKIIETVDRGSYRAQKVVFNISRDSRVLAYLLVPHGTGPFPAALMLHDHGSKFDIGKEKLVEPWGDEEKRASSRVWIDKYYGGRYVGDELAKRGFVVLSFDALGWGDRSVKGWSTEAQQALAANLMNMGVSYAGLIALEDVRAARFLASLPEVDTSRLVAVGFSMGAFRSWQVAALSPDIKAAVVVNWMATMQGLMVPGNNQLKGQSAFTMLHPFIGRYLDYPDVAGLAAPKPMLVYAGEADTLFPVPSVKQAFEKLQAIWKAARAPEKLETRLWATGHIYDQEKQEASFVWLERQFGLVKQK, encoded by the coding sequence ATGGGATTAACTATACCTCTCGTTCTTTCGGCTCAGACCAGTGAGTATCAAACCCAGGCTATTACAGGGGTAGATAAGCCGCTACCGGTATTCTATGAGGCCCTGCGGGATCGCATGCCTTTTATTCTTGGCTGGAAAGCGGATCTAGATTTCCCCAAATGGAAAGCGGTTGCTCTTGAAAAAGCTTGGGAAATAATGATCCCCTGGGAAGATAGTACCCCCTTCGATATGAAGATTATTGAGACGGTGGATCGGGGATCCTATAGGGCCCAGAAAGTGGTCTTTAATATCAGCCGGGATAGTCGGGTGCTGGCTTACCTTTTAGTACCCCATGGTACAGGGCCTTTCCCGGCAGCCCTGATGTTACATGACCATGGCAGTAAGTTCGATATCGGAAAAGAAAAACTTGTGGAGCCCTGGGGCGATGAAGAAAAAAGAGCTTCAAGCCGCGTCTGGATAGATAAATACTATGGTGGGCGCTATGTAGGGGATGAGCTTGCAAAACGAGGTTTTGTGGTACTTAGTTTCGATGCCCTGGGCTGGGGGGATCGTTCGGTAAAGGGCTGGAGTACGGAGGCTCAACAGGCACTGGCTGCTAACTTGATGAATATGGGGGTAAGCTATGCAGGCCTTATCGCCCTGGAGGATGTCCGGGCAGCTCGTTTCCTTGCTTCTCTTCCCGAAGTAGATACGAGTCGGCTAGTGGCGGTGGGTTTTTCCATGGGGGCTTTTCGTTCCTGGCAGGTGGCGGCCCTCTCGCCGGATATTAAGGCTGCGGTAGTGGTGAATTGGATGGCAACCATGCAGGGGCTGATGGTGCCGGGGAATAACCAGCTTAAAGGTCAGTCGGCTTTTACTATGCTGCATCCTTTTATTGGTCGATACCTGGATTATCCTGATGTGGCGGGTCTTGCGGCTCCCAAGCCAATGCTCGTATACGCGGGAGAAGCGGATACGCTGTTCCCCGTTCCTTCGGTGAAGCAGGCCTTTGAAAAACTGCAGGCCATCTGGAAAGCTGCTCGGGCTCCTGAAAAACTGGAAACTCGCCTCTGGGCGACGGGGCATATTTATGATCAAGAAAAACAAGAAGCATCATTTGTATGGTTAGAACGACAGTTTGGCCTGGTGAAGCAAAAATAG